From one Brassica napus cultivar Da-Ae unplaced genomic scaffold, Da-Ae ScsIHWf_1136;HRSCAF=1612, whole genome shotgun sequence genomic stretch:
- the LOC125596106 gene encoding pathogenesis-related thaumatin-like protein 3.5 has translation MHLRFNLSPRILLLFLTLLSGTKWSESARVFTIVNSCDQTIWPAITPGENFNGGGFELKPGQSIVFNAPVGWSGRIWGRTGCNFDKTGTGTCETGSCGSTLKCSASGKPPASLAEFTLAALDFYDVSLVDGFNLPMSVTPMNGKGNCSVAGCVADLRSKCPPELAVKSKGKVVSCRSACDVFDRDEYCCRGVYGNPVTCRPTNYSKMFKEACPTAYSYAYDDPTSIFTCSGTDYVISFCSSKKKPVCTYHDNKLACSDGSGSGGFRTMTGRLWLILMLSLFAFIYS, from the exons ATGCATCTTCGTTTCAACTTGTCACCGAGGATCTTGTTACTATTTCTAACACTTTTATCAG GGACAAAATGGTCGGAGTCAGCTCGAGTATTCACAATCGTAAACTCATGTGACCAAACAATCTGGCCAGCGATAACACCCGGAGAAAACTTCAACGGCGGAGGATTCGAGCTCAAACCGGGCCAATCCATAGTCTTCAACGCGCCAGTAGGCTGGTCAGGTCGAATATGGGGACGAACCGGCTGCAATTTCGACAAAACCGGAACCGGAACATGCGAAACCGGTTCATGCGGCTCGACCCTAAAATGCTCAGCCTCCGGAAAACCACCAGCTTCACTCGCCGAGTTCACGTTAGCCGCATTGGATTTCTACGACGTGAGTCTCGTCGACGGGTTTAATCTTCCGATGTCCGTGACTCCGATGAACGGAAAGGGAAACTGTAGTGTCGCCGGCTGTGTGGCTGACCTGAGATCAAAGTGTCCGCCGGAGCTTGCCGTGAAATCTAAGGGGAAAGTGGTTTCGTGTAGGAGTGCTTGTGATGTGTTCGATAGAGATGAGTATTGTTGTAGAGGAGTTTATGGGAATCCTGTTACGTGTCGACCAACAAATTACTCGAAAATGTTCAAGGAAGCTTGTCCTACTGCTTATAGCTATGCTTATGATGATCCGACCAGTATCTTCACTTGTTCCGGCACTGATTACGTCATCTCTTTCTGTTCCTCCAA GAAGAAGCCGGTGTGTACGTACCATGATAACAAGTTGGCATGCAGCGATGGTTCTGGTTCAGGTGGATTCAGGACGATGACTGGGAGATTGTGGCTTATATTGATGTTGTCTCTTTTTGCTTTTATCtactcttag